A single region of the Candidatus Liberimonas magnetica genome encodes:
- the carB gene encoding carbamoyl-phosphate synthase large subunit, giving the protein MPRRNDIHKILIIGSGPIIISQACEFDYSGTQACKALKQEGYEVILINSNPATIMTDPEIADATYIEPITPEVLEKIIEKERPDAILPTLGGQTGLNTAMKLYERGTLKKYKVKMLGANYHTIKKAENRDDFKKAMLKIGLDLPKSGLAHSMQEASKVLNRIKLPAIIRPSFTLGGTGGGIARTMKEFERIIDLGLKNSMIHEVLIEESIIGWKEYELEVMRDRKDNVVIVCSIENFDAMGIHTGDSITVAPAQTLTDREYQSMRDAAIAIIREIGVETGGSNIQFAINPKDGRMVVIEMNPRVSRSSALASKATGFPIAKIAAKLAVGYSLDEIKNDITKETPASFEPTIDYCVVKIPRFTFEKFPEAEDILGISMKSIGETMAIGRTFKEALQKGLRSLEIGHSGLDNKSNYTQIPDEKIEHRLKIPNASRIFYIKYALQKGYTIDDIHRLTYIDPWFLDNIKQIVEFEDEMLKSSSKKKLSRDTLRKAKEYGFSDKQIADLIKTDELSVRNLRKKYRIKPVYKLVDTCAAEFEAYTPYYYSTYEKENETKRSNKKKIMILGGGPNRIGQGIEFDYCCCHASFALRDLGYETIMVNSNPETVSTDYDTSDKLYFEPLTFEDVMNIIEEEKPDGIIVQFGGQTPLNLARRLYEAGANIIGTSVDSIDLAEDREKFSELMEKLKISQPPNGSTTLKSEAVEIAENIGYPVLVRPSYVLGGRSMKIIYDEESLKDFIFQAREISAGKPILIDKFLEDAVEVDVDAISDGQTTVIGGIMEHIEEAGVHSGDSACVLPPHTLSDDIIEMIKKITYTLAGALKVKGLMNIQYAIKNDIVYVLEVNPRASRTVPFVSKATGVALAKIAASVMAGKTLKQLNFTKEVQVEHISVKESVMPFSRFSGVDILLGPEMKSTGEVMGIDSTFGIAFYKSQIAAGQILPLKGKIFMSVKNSDKRNIIFIAKKLFDLGFQIITTKGTSKVLKSNNIPCEEIGKIGEGNEEVLERIKKGEIKLIINTPSGRRGQFDMRPIRSLSAQNGIPCITTIQGAQAAVNGIEAIMSGKLKVKPIQEYIK; this is encoded by the coding sequence GTGCCAAGAAGAAATGATATACACAAAATATTGATAATAGGCTCAGGGCCGATAATTATAAGCCAGGCCTGTGAGTTTGACTATTCCGGGACCCAGGCCTGTAAGGCGCTTAAACAGGAAGGCTACGAAGTAATACTTATAAACTCTAATCCTGCCACTATTATGACGGATCCGGAGATAGCAGATGCAACCTATATTGAGCCGATAACTCCGGAAGTCCTTGAAAAAATAATCGAAAAAGAACGGCCTGATGCGATACTCCCGACCCTGGGCGGACAGACCGGTTTAAATACCGCAATGAAACTCTATGAAAGAGGGACGCTTAAAAAATATAAAGTAAAAATGCTCGGTGCAAATTATCATACAATAAAAAAAGCTGAAAACAGAGATGATTTTAAAAAAGCGATGTTAAAGATCGGCCTTGATCTGCCAAAATCGGGATTAGCGCACTCTATGCAGGAAGCAAGCAAAGTCTTGAACAGGATAAAACTCCCTGCTATAATACGCCCGAGCTTTACATTGGGCGGTACGGGCGGCGGTATAGCCCGGACAATGAAAGAATTTGAAAGAATAATCGACCTAGGTCTTAAAAACAGCATGATCCATGAAGTCTTGATAGAAGAATCGATAATTGGATGGAAAGAATACGAGCTTGAAGTTATGCGCGACAGGAAAGACAATGTTGTGATAGTCTGCTCGATTGAAAATTTTGATGCCATGGGCATACATACCGGAGATTCAATAACGGTTGCACCTGCGCAGACTCTGACCGACCGGGAATACCAAAGTATGAGAGATGCTGCGATAGCGATAATTAGAGAAATAGGCGTAGAGACAGGCGGGTCTAACATACAGTTTGCCATTAACCCTAAAGACGGGCGCATGGTTGTTATAGAAATGAACCCGAGGGTTTCACGCAGTTCGGCGCTTGCGAGCAAAGCTACGGGTTTTCCGATAGCAAAGATAGCTGCTAAGCTTGCAGTCGGATACAGCCTTGATGAGATTAAAAACGACATAACAAAGGAAACCCCGGCATCTTTTGAACCTACTATAGACTATTGCGTGGTTAAGATCCCGAGGTTTACATTCGAAAAGTTCCCGGAAGCCGAGGATATCCTTGGGATATCGATGAAATCTATCGGCGAAACCATGGCCATAGGAAGGACGTTCAAAGAAGCGCTTCAAAAGGGGCTACGAAGCCTTGAAATAGGCCACTCAGGGCTTGACAACAAAAGTAACTATACTCAGATACCTGATGAAAAAATAGAACACAGGCTTAAGATACCCAATGCCTCGAGGATATTCTATATAAAGTACGCTTTACAGAAAGGCTATACGATAGATGATATCCATAGGCTTACGTACATAGACCCGTGGTTTTTGGATAACATTAAACAGATAGTCGAATTTGAAGATGAAATGCTGAAATCTTCTTCGAAGAAAAAATTATCGAGGGATACTTTAAGGAAAGCAAAGGAATATGGTTTTAGCGATAAACAGATAGCAGACCTTATAAAAACCGATGAGCTTTCGGTCAGGAATTTAAGAAAAAAATACAGGATAAAACCTGTTTACAAACTCGTAGATACCTGTGCAGCTGAATTTGAAGCCTATACCCCTTATTATTATTCCACTTATGAAAAAGAGAACGAAACAAAGAGGTCAAATAAGAAAAAAATAATGATACTCGGCGGCGGGCCGAACAGGATAGGCCAGGGCATAGAATTCGATTACTGCTGCTGCCATGCTTCTTTTGCGCTGCGCGACCTTGGCTATGAGACAATAATGGTCAATTCAAACCCCGAGACGGTTTCTACGGATTATGACACGTCGGATAAACTTTATTTTGAGCCTCTTACTTTCGAAGACGTGATGAACATAATAGAAGAGGAAAAACCGGATGGTATAATCGTGCAGTTCGGCGGGCAGACGCCCTTGAACCTTGCAAGGCGCCTTTATGAAGCAGGAGCAAATATAATTGGTACAAGCGTTGATTCTATAGACCTTGCCGAAGACAGGGAAAAGTTCTCGGAACTTATGGAAAAATTAAAAATAAGCCAGCCGCCTAACGGTTCTACGACTTTAAAGAGCGAGGCTGTAGAGATAGCAGAAAATATAGGTTACCCGGTCCTTGTCAGGCCGTCCTATGTCCTTGGCGGGAGGTCAATGAAAATAATTTATGACGAGGAATCCCTGAAAGATTTTATCTTCCAGGCAAGGGAGATCTCTGCGGGTAAACCGATCTTAATCGATAAGTTCCTTGAAGATGCGGTCGAAGTTGACGTTGATGCGATATCGGACGGCCAGACGACCGTTATCGGCGGTATCATGGAACACATAGAAGAAGCGGGGGTCCATTCCGGCGATTCTGCCTGCGTTCTTCCTCCACATACCTTAAGCGACGATATAATAGAGATGATAAAAAAAATAACCTACACCCTTGCAGGAGCTTTAAAAGTTAAGGGCCTTATGAACATACAGTATGCCATTAAAAACGATATAGTCTACGTCCTTGAGGTAAACCCGAGAGCGTCAAGGACTGTGCCGTTCGTAAGCAAAGCAACAGGGGTGGCTCTTGCAAAAATTGCTGCAAGTGTCATGGCGGGAAAAACCTTAAAGCAGCTGAATTTTACTAAAGAAGTACAAGTTGAACATATATCAGTTAAAGAATCTGTTATGCCTTTTTCAAGGTTTTCCGGAGTTGATATCCTTTTAGGCCCTGAAATGAAATCTACCGGCGAGGTGATGGGCATTGATTCAACTTTTGGGATAGCTTTTTATAAATCCCAGATAGCTGCAGGCCAGATTCTTCCTCTAAAAGGAAAGATATTTATGAGCGTAAAAAATTCGGATAAAAGAAATATAATATTTATAGCAAAAAAACTTTTTGACCTCGGGTTCCAGATAATAACGACAAAAGGCACTTCAAAGGTCTTAAAGTCGAACAATATCCCCTGTGAAGAAATAGGAAAGATAGGCGAGGGAAATGAAGAAGTCCTTGAGCGCATAAAGAAAGGCGAGATAAAGCTTATCATTAACACCCCGAGCGGAAGGCGGGGCCAGTTTGACATGAGGCCTATAAGAAGCCTTTCTGCCCAGAACGGCATCCCCTGCATTACGACCATCCAGGGTGCCCAGGCAGCAGTGAACGGAATAGAAGCGATAATGAGCGGAAAACTTAAAGTAAAGCCGATACAAGAATATATTAAATAG